In Aquiflexum balticum DSM 16537, a single genomic region encodes these proteins:
- a CDS encoding cbb3-type cytochrome c oxidase subunit I, producing the protein MKYKSQQVAYWFFALCMLLFSLQIIYGFIMGFARIGMDGFHDWIPFNTARAVHTNLLVVWLLTGFMGAAYYIIPEEAQRELVSVKLAYVQLISLAVVGVVAITGYHFNIWEGRKFLEIPRELDYLVVVNVLLFLGIILATLFKGKRQTTTALVMTMGLVFAALLYLPGMIWFDSQVTDSFFRWWVVHLWVEGVWELIMGGILAFLLIKLTGVDREVIEKWLYVIVGLTFLSGVLGTGHHYYYIGVNKIWLVVGGVFSALEPLAFLAMALFAVYMYRKGEKNHPNKIALFWTIGAAIVSFIGAGLLGFAHTLPQTNLYTHGTLVTAMHGHYAFWGAYVMIVLAIISYAMPNLTGRKRHDKTNGHLAFWLSNIGMLGMVVALGVAGVVQVYLERRLNMDFMVAQEEVKIHFVVMLLNATLFSIGIGLYIYEFIKYGRPSDEALTKKEEAILVS; encoded by the coding sequence ATGAAATATAAATCACAACAGGTAGCTTACTGGTTTTTTGCCTTATGTATGCTGCTATTCTCATTGCAGATCATTTATGGTTTTATCATGGGTTTTGCAAGAATTGGGATGGATGGTTTCCATGATTGGATACCTTTTAATACTGCTCGTGCGGTGCACACCAATTTGCTGGTAGTCTGGTTGCTCACCGGATTTATGGGCGCAGCTTATTATATCATTCCGGAGGAAGCGCAACGCGAACTGGTTAGTGTTAAGCTGGCTTATGTGCAGTTGATTTCTCTGGCAGTAGTCGGTGTGGTTGCCATAACCGGTTACCATTTCAATATTTGGGAGGGTAGAAAATTCCTGGAAATACCCCGGGAACTGGATTATTTGGTAGTAGTCAATGTATTGCTCTTTTTGGGAATAATATTAGCCACTTTATTTAAAGGGAAAAGACAGACCACTACTGCATTGGTCATGACCATGGGGCTGGTATTTGCAGCTCTTTTGTACTTGCCGGGTATGATATGGTTTGATTCCCAGGTGACGGACTCTTTTTTCCGTTGGTGGGTGGTCCATCTTTGGGTAGAGGGTGTTTGGGAATTGATCATGGGCGGTATATTGGCATTCCTGTTGATCAAGCTGACAGGAGTAGATAGGGAAGTCATCGAAAAATGGCTATATGTGATTGTAGGTTTGACATTCCTGTCAGGGGTCCTTGGCACCGGTCATCACTACTACTATATAGGGGTGAATAAAATCTGGTTGGTTGTAGGGGGAGTGTTCTCTGCCTTAGAGCCGCTTGCTTTTCTTGCCATGGCCTTGTTTGCAGTGTATATGTACCGGAAAGGTGAGAAAAACCATCCTAATAAAATTGCCCTTTTCTGGACCATCGGAGCGGCTATAGTTTCGTTTATCGGGGCGGGATTGTTGGGTTTTGCACATACGCTTCCCCAAACCAATCTCTACACACACGGAACATTGGTGACAGCTATGCATGGGCACTATGCATTTTGGGGTGCTTATGTGATGATCGTATTGGCGATAATCAGTTATGCTATGCCAAATCTAACAGGCAGGAAACGTCATGACAAAACCAATGGGCATCTTGCCTTCTGGCTATCAAATATCGGTATGCTTGGGATGGTGGTAGCGCTTGGGGTTGCAGGTGTTGTACAGGTTTATCTTGAAAGAAGGTTGAACATGGATTTTATGGTAGCTCAAGAAGAGGTGAAAATCCACTTTGTGGTGATGTTGCTCAATGCTACCTTATTTTCTATTGGCATTGGGTTGTATATCTATGAATTTATCAAGTATGGAAGGCCGTCTGACGAGGCTTTGACCAAAAAGGAAGAGGCGATATTGGTCAGCTAG
- a CDS encoding cytochrome c oxidase subunit 3 has translation MELKTLKIDHQDIFYPPGGVLLWIIIILELVTFGLGIGGLVYYGKLEPELFHKSRLLLNAPLGMLNTIVLLVSGYFMANTVSKLRLGELSASKFSLAFTMFGGLIFVVLKSWEYLEKLSSDIEMTDNMFFTFYWLLSGFHLAHVLIGLVILMVIWFNLKNKNEATVVSDVESGAAFWHMCDLIWLLLFPSLYLVF, from the coding sequence ATGGAACTAAAAACTTTAAAAATCGATCACCAGGATATTTTCTATCCCCCCGGGGGTGTTCTGCTTTGGATCATCATCATTTTGGAACTGGTCACTTTCGGTTTGGGAATTGGAGGCTTGGTGTATTACGGAAAGTTGGAGCCAGAACTTTTTCATAAATCCAGGTTATTACTTAATGCTCCTTTGGGCATGCTCAATACAATTGTTCTTTTGGTTAGTGGGTATTTTATGGCGAATACTGTTTCAAAGTTAAGGTTGGGAGAATTGTCTGCCTCCAAATTTAGTTTGGCATTTACCATGTTCGGAGGTTTGATTTTTGTGGTACTCAAGAGCTGGGAATATCTTGAGAAGCTTTCATCAGACATTGAGATGACAGATAATATGTTTTTTACTTTTTACTGGCTACTGTCAGGTTTTCATTTAGCTCATGTCTTAATCGGTTTAGTGATATTAATGGTCATTTGGTTCAATTTAAAAAATAAAAATGAGGCTACAGTGGTTTCAGATGTAGAGTCGGGTGCTGCATTTTGGCATATGTGTGATTTGATTTGGTTGTTGCTTTTTCCATCACTTTATCTTGTTTTTTGA
- a CDS encoding CbbQ/NirQ/NorQ/GpvN family protein produces MIIEVPYYHQTHQEKEVFIHVFRNRMPLLLKGPTGSGKSRFVEYMAHQIEQKLITISCHEETSSTDLIGRFIIKGAETVWVDGPLTTAVREGAILYLDEVAEARPDVIVAIHSMTDHRRELFIDKLGERVKAHENFMLIASFNPGYQRGFKELKPSTRQRFVALSFDYPEPKIETEILINETGVDKEVAKKLVSIGGKIRNLTELGLTETVSTRLLVDAAKLIHSGLPKRLSCHVGIVEPLSDDAQTIESMKDLVDLMI; encoded by the coding sequence ATGATCATCGAAGTACCATATTATCATCAGACACATCAGGAAAAGGAGGTGTTTATTCATGTTTTCCGGAACCGTATGCCCTTACTTCTGAAGGGACCTACAGGAAGCGGTAAGTCCAGGTTTGTAGAATATATGGCCCACCAAATAGAGCAGAAGTTGATCACCATTTCCTGCCATGAAGAAACCTCTTCGACTGACTTGATTGGCAGATTTATTATCAAAGGTGCTGAAACAGTTTGGGTCGATGGTCCTTTGACCACTGCGGTTCGTGAGGGAGCCATTTTGTACTTGGACGAAGTGGCGGAAGCCCGTCCTGATGTGATTGTGGCGATCCATTCTATGACAGATCACAGAAGAGAATTGTTTATTGATAAGTTGGGTGAAAGGGTCAAAGCCCATGAAAATTTTATGTTGATTGCTTCCTTCAATCCAGGCTATCAAAGAGGCTTCAAAGAGCTGAAGCCTTCTACGAGGCAGCGTTTTGTTGCATTGAGTTTTGATTACCCGGAACCTAAGATCGAAACAGAAATCCTGATCAACGAAACAGGAGTTGATAAGGAGGTAGCCAAGAAGCTTGTCAGTATAGGAGGTAAAATCCGAAATCTTACAGAATTAGGTTTGACCGAAACGGTGTCCACCCGGCTATTGGTAGATGCTGCCAAATTGATCCATTCAGGACTTCCAAAGCGGCTTTCCTGCCATGTGGGCATTGTAGAGCCGTTAAGTGATGATGCACAGACCATTGAGTCCATGAAGGATTTGGTGGATTTGATGATATGA
- a CDS encoding nitric-oxide reductase large subunit, translating into MKPDTKFLSYLMKQKNWWLPFVIIFVISISGLIFIAYQTYEEAPPIPTYVNESGEEVITQQRILRGQEVFHRFALMEYGSMFGDGALRGPDFTAQALNERAKSMFRFYAENLKQNGNGNEFESEGILSKVQKEIKENTYKEEDNTVHISQAQVHAIRDLEGFYQQMFLDPDFHEAFKPTNYITDISEIKDLSAFFFWGSWVCSVQRPGEKYSYTHNWPYDEYAGNVATPATLIWSIIGLLGLVIGLGLVLYYYGQFEQLSEEYYAKGASEMVTEEKLRAYRPTPTQRATFKFFYAAILIFLVQVLAGVLTVHDFVGFTKFFGWDIQEMLPVTVSRSWHVQLSLFWISACWVGISFFVLPLLAKEEPKGQLFLINSLFGIFFVMVGGAFIGIFMGPMGMMGDYSRWLGHQGWEFVELGRLYQYFLLAIFALWAIIVYRGVKNTLKPGMPWGLPNWLVYSIVCILLLLLSGFVARPETNFVIADFWRWMVVHMWVEAFFEVFTTIIVGYMMVMMGLVNRQAVVKVVYIAALLFLGSGLLGISHNFYWNAKPVGTLALGSVFSTLQVVPLILLTLEAWRMQRMPYLLSSKQNIRQRSSLFAMPGVFLFIIGVTFWNFFGAGVFGLIINLPIANYYEHGTYLTVNHGHAALMGVYGNLSIAAILFCLRFLVKPEKWNTQLVKVSFWSINIGLLLMVTLDLFPAGIHQLVAVMEEGYWFARSQEFIQSVPFQTMTWLRIVGGSVFCIGGLFPLTWFVLKSVKYLKPSSRLENEAPVMEVQEGELV; encoded by the coding sequence ATGAAACCCGATACCAAATTCCTCAGCTACCTGATGAAGCAAAAAAACTGGTGGCTCCCCTTTGTAATCATTTTTGTTATCAGTATTTCAGGTCTGATATTTATTGCATATCAGACTTATGAAGAAGCACCTCCAATTCCAACCTACGTCAATGAAAGTGGAGAGGAAGTCATCACGCAGCAGCGAATTTTGAGAGGACAGGAAGTTTTTCACCGGTTTGCTTTGATGGAATATGGAAGCATGTTTGGAGATGGAGCGCTGAGGGGGCCTGATTTTACAGCCCAGGCCCTAAATGAACGTGCCAAAAGCATGTTCAGGTTTTATGCTGAAAATTTGAAACAAAATGGCAATGGAAATGAATTTGAATCCGAAGGGATTTTAAGTAAAGTTCAAAAAGAAATTAAAGAAAACACCTATAAAGAAGAGGATAACACGGTTCATATTTCCCAAGCACAGGTTCACGCCATAAGGGATTTGGAAGGATTTTACCAACAAATGTTCTTGGATCCTGATTTTCATGAAGCCTTTAAGCCAACCAATTATATCACGGACATTTCAGAAATAAAGGACTTGAGTGCTTTCTTTTTTTGGGGTTCATGGGTGTGCAGTGTGCAGAGACCTGGTGAAAAATACAGTTATACCCACAATTGGCCTTATGACGAGTATGCCGGTAATGTAGCTACCCCTGCTACTTTGATATGGAGCATCATTGGGCTTCTTGGATTGGTCATAGGGCTTGGATTGGTATTGTATTATTATGGGCAATTTGAACAGTTGAGTGAGGAATATTATGCCAAAGGTGCCTCCGAGATGGTGACAGAAGAAAAACTTCGAGCGTACAGACCAACACCTACCCAACGGGCAACCTTTAAATTTTTTTATGCAGCAATTTTGATCTTTTTGGTTCAGGTGCTGGCCGGGGTTCTGACAGTTCATGATTTTGTAGGATTCACAAAATTTTTCGGTTGGGATATCCAAGAAATGTTACCTGTGACTGTTTCCAGAAGTTGGCATGTGCAATTGTCTCTCTTTTGGATTTCTGCTTGTTGGGTGGGGATATCCTTTTTTGTGCTGCCCTTATTGGCCAAAGAAGAACCAAAGGGTCAGTTGTTTTTGATCAATTCACTCTTCGGGATATTTTTTGTGATGGTTGGGGGGGCTTTCATTGGGATCTTTATGGGCCCAATGGGGATGATGGGAGATTATTCCCGATGGCTTGGTCATCAGGGGTGGGAGTTTGTAGAATTGGGCAGATTATATCAGTATTTTCTATTGGCAATCTTTGCCCTTTGGGCGATAATTGTGTATCGGGGTGTCAAAAACACCCTTAAACCTGGAATGCCTTGGGGTTTGCCCAACTGGCTGGTTTATTCCATAGTCTGTATTCTGTTGCTGTTGCTTTCTGGATTTGTTGCCCGTCCCGAAACTAATTTTGTGATCGCAGATTTCTGGAGGTGGATGGTTGTCCATATGTGGGTGGAGGCTTTCTTTGAGGTATTTACCACTATTATAGTAGGTTATATGATGGTGATGATGGGCTTGGTCAATAGACAGGCAGTGGTGAAAGTGGTTTATATTGCGGCTTTGCTTTTTCTAGGATCGGGTCTTTTGGGGATTTCACATAATTTCTATTGGAATGCCAAACCGGTAGGGACTTTAGCTCTAGGCAGTGTATTTTCCACTTTGCAAGTAGTGCCACTGATTCTATTGACTTTGGAGGCATGGAGGATGCAAAGGATGCCATACCTTTTATCATCGAAGCAAAATATTAGACAACGATCTTCTCTTTTTGCCATGCCGGGGGTTTTTCTTTTTATTATTGGAGTGACTTTTTGGAACTTCTTTGGGGCCGGTGTATTTGGTTTGATCATCAACCTTCCCATTGCCAATTATTATGAACATGGCACCTATCTTACTGTCAATCATGGTCATGCCGCACTTATGGGTGTTTATGGGAACTTATCCATAGCGGCGATACTGTTTTGTCTGAGGTTTTTGGTAAAACCTGAGAAGTGGAATACCCAGTTGGTAAAGGTTTCATTTTGGTCTATCAATATTGGTCTTTTGCTTATGGTGACCTTGGATCTTTTTCCAGCCGGTATCCATCAGTTGGTAGCAGTGATGGAAGAAGGTTATTGGTTTGCACGTTCACAAGAATTTATTCAAAGTGTTCCTTTCCAGACCATGACTTGGTTGAGAATTGTCGGGGGTTCGGTATTTTGTATAGGGGGACTATTTCCTTTGACCTGGTTTGTTTTGAAAAGTGTAAAGTATTTGAAGCCTTCATCACGCTTAGAAAATGAGGCTCCTGTCATGGAGGTTCAGGAAGGAGAATTGGTTTAA
- a CDS encoding cytochrome C oxidase subunit IV family protein, whose product MKDENLFTLLVLIGLTLVTGLVASFWGESGLLSVTVMGIAGVKFYLVAFEFMELRKAHLFWKIATVTVGLLVVLLVGMVI is encoded by the coding sequence ATGAAAGATGAAAATTTATTCACACTCTTGGTTTTGATAGGATTGACTTTGGTAACTGGATTAGTAGCAAGCTTTTGGGGAGAATCCGGGCTTTTGTCCGTTACGGTTATGGGGATTGCGGGTGTTAAGTTTTATTTGGTAGCCTTTGAGTTTATGGAATTACGAAAGGCACATTTATTCTGGAAAATCGCTACAGTTACAGTGGGGTTGTTGGTTGTATTGCTGGTTGGAATGGTTATATGA
- a CDS encoding RrF2 family transcriptional regulator: MKVLSQTSKYGIRALLYIVSHPRVNEYVSIGEIAKELGLSFHFLTKIFRELNNEGILYSYRGPSGGVALARPADQIMLVDIVLALEGKDYFDNCLLGFPGCGVEKPCPVHDFWKEVKADVKTHLCITNLAELGDKITANEVRLFD, from the coding sequence ATGAAGGTACTCTCCCAAACGAGTAAATATGGTATCAGGGCTTTGCTTTACATTGTAAGTCATCCAAGAGTGAATGAGTATGTCAGTATAGGCGAAATAGCCAAAGAATTGGGATTGTCTTTTCATTTTCTGACCAAAATTTTCAGAGAATTAAACAATGAAGGAATATTGTATTCATACAGGGGACCTTCAGGAGGAGTAGCTTTGGCCAGACCTGCTGATCAAATTATGCTCGTGGATATTGTATTGGCGTTGGAAGGTAAGGATTATTTTGACAATTGCTTGTTGGGATTCCCAGGATGTGGAGTAGAAAAACCTTGCCCGGTACATGATTTTTGGAAAGAAGTTAAAGCTGATGTGAAAACACATCTTTGTATAACTAATCTTGCTGAGTTGGGAGATAAAATTACAGCCAATGAAGTCCGACTATTCGATTGA
- a CDS encoding nitric oxide reductase activation protein NorD: MGLDLDEWVYGKLVRYFKKSRLKSEMGMSHKVDLEMIRPRLTFLARAITGKAIDIYPAEREGGYKNNNFFLPISYSEFSTWEENLYFYFFRTMYLSVQQDLGYNWTIATDDIMLSRQMAEQTAPAILEKLNLDFRIAGQLHEKLKNHFESKTKVGEQADFSLLYGKWMFADPASDAEDQLQNFDDRTKKGKEENPTTTLMAKAVEEVKNLTIDKKQQEDYVLLHNFEKVETAEESNGVWRDFDGKDELEDHQDALEELSMKFTVRVDDPAHSVYQAEFVENTTVSESAERDERGFHLLYDEWDFKKCSYKEAFCKVYPKIQVKADMEYYRNTISKNASTLAGLRKMLTSVNNKMQQQRRLNHGDEFDIDALTDLYTDVHARKTPSENIYLSKRKKEKDLSILLLLDVSLSSDGYAANNRVIDVEKEVSILFGEILNEFDIDFSIDSFYSKTRNYSTYLTLKEFDENWEVGKKRVGAVEPQGYTRIGAALRHAGARLDLRPTKNKWVILISDGKPNDYDRYEGKYGIQDIKQALRELNEQQIHSYALAIEAQAKYYLPQMFGQNHYQILTNPVELLSSLVKLYERIKNQ; the protein is encoded by the coding sequence ATGGGACTGGATTTAGATGAATGGGTATACGGCAAGTTAGTCCGCTATTTTAAAAAAAGCAGGCTAAAGTCAGAAATGGGTATGTCCCATAAGGTGGACTTGGAAATGATACGTCCCCGCTTGACTTTTTTGGCAAGAGCGATTACCGGTAAAGCCATAGATATTTACCCCGCTGAAAGAGAAGGGGGATACAAAAACAATAATTTTTTCCTGCCTATTTCTTATTCTGAGTTTTCAACTTGGGAAGAAAACCTATACTTCTATTTTTTTAGAACCATGTACTTGAGCGTACAGCAGGATTTGGGATACAATTGGACCATAGCTACAGATGACATCATGCTTTCAAGGCAAATGGCGGAACAGACGGCTCCTGCTATTTTGGAAAAGTTGAACTTGGATTTCAGGATTGCCGGACAACTGCATGAAAAATTAAAAAATCATTTTGAATCCAAAACTAAGGTTGGAGAGCAAGCAGATTTCAGCCTACTTTACGGGAAATGGATGTTTGCTGACCCTGCTTCAGATGCAGAGGATCAGCTCCAAAATTTTGACGACCGTACCAAAAAAGGCAAAGAAGAAAATCCTACGACCACATTGATGGCCAAAGCAGTGGAGGAAGTCAAAAACCTCACCATCGATAAAAAGCAGCAGGAAGATTATGTATTACTGCACAATTTTGAAAAAGTCGAAACTGCCGAAGAATCCAATGGCGTATGGAGGGACTTTGATGGTAAAGATGAATTGGAAGACCATCAGGATGCCTTGGAAGAGTTGAGTATGAAATTTACCGTGAGGGTGGATGACCCGGCCCACTCGGTCTATCAGGCAGAATTTGTGGAAAATACCACAGTCTCTGAAAGTGCGGAAAGAGATGAAAGAGGCTTCCATTTACTTTATGATGAATGGGATTTTAAAAAGTGCAGTTATAAAGAAGCTTTTTGTAAAGTTTACCCCAAAATCCAGGTCAAAGCGGACATGGAATATTATAGGAATACCATATCCAAAAATGCAAGTACCTTGGCGGGGCTTCGGAAGATGCTGACATCTGTGAATAATAAGATGCAACAACAACGGCGGCTGAATCATGGAGATGAATTTGATATTGATGCCCTGACCGATTTGTATACCGATGTGCATGCCCGCAAAACCCCTTCGGAAAATATTTATCTGTCCAAGCGTAAGAAAGAAAAGGACCTGTCCATTTTGCTCCTCTTGGATGTCAGTCTGTCCAGTGATGGATATGCTGCCAACAATCGGGTGATTGATGTTGAAAAAGAAGTGTCCATTCTTTTCGGTGAAATTCTAAATGAGTTTGATATTGATTTTTCCATTGACAGTTTTTATTCCAAAACCAGAAATTATTCAACCTATCTCACACTCAAGGAATTTGATGAAAATTGGGAGGTAGGTAAGAAGCGTGTAGGGGCCGTAGAACCTCAGGGCTATACTCGTATCGGTGCCGCCTTGAGACACGCCGGAGCCAGATTGGATTTGCGGCCGACCAAAAACAAGTGGGTTATTCTGATATCAGACGGCAAGCCCAATGATTATGACCGCTATGAAGGAAAATATGGCATACAGGATATCAAACAGGCGCTGAGGGAATTGAACGAACAACAGATCCATTCTTATGCTTTGGCCATAGAAGCACAAGCCAAGTATTACTTACCTCAGATGTTTGGACAAAACCATTATCAGATTTTGACCAACCCTGTTGAGCTTTTGAGCTCCTTGGTCAAATTGTATGAAAGAATTAAAAACCAGTAA
- a CDS encoding c-type cytochrome, translating into MLSKSQARTFFLGGTAVTFLIFIGLTIYSMAPSNDQSNHLNITEQVIKGKHLWETNNCMGCHSILGEGGYYAPELTKVIDRKGAPMVKAILQSPIPWAPNGRKMVAYNMSDEDAEAMVEYFKWIGGIDLNGFDRIVSPLAKDKIKD; encoded by the coding sequence ATGCTATCAAAATCACAAGCGAGGACTTTCTTTCTTGGCGGAACAGCGGTCACTTTCCTGATATTTATTGGGTTGACCATTTATTCTATGGCCCCAAGTAACGATCAGTCCAATCATCTCAACATTACCGAACAGGTAATAAAGGGTAAGCACCTTTGGGAAACCAATAATTGCATGGGCTGCCACTCCATATTAGGTGAAGGTGGCTACTATGCACCAGAGCTTACCAAAGTCATCGATAGAAAGGGAGCCCCAATGGTAAAGGCTATCCTTCAATCTCCGATACCATGGGCACCCAATGGACGGAAAATGGTCGCTTACAACATGAGCGATGAAGATGCAGAAGCTATGGTCGAATACTTCAAATGGATTGGGGGAATCGATCTTAATGGTTTTGACCGTATTGTTTCTCCTCTAGCTAAAGACAAAATAAAAGACTAG